aggtactctatccaccaaatctaaatccttgaacctgttcttcacttcaactgtgtattcataaggaatttgatttagattgaatcttactggcccagtggtttttcctactttcttcagtttaagctggaattttgctataagaagctgatgatctgagccacagtcagctccaggtcttgtttttgctgagtgtatagagcttctccatctttggctgcagagaatataatcaatctgatttcgatgttgcccatctggtgatgtccatgtgtagagtcgtctcttgtgttgttggaaaagagtgtttgtgatgaccagcttgttctcttgacagaactctattagcctttgccctgcttcattttgatctccaaggccaaacttgccagttgttccttttatctcttgacttcctactttagcattccaatcccctataatgagaagaacatccttctttggtgtcatttctataaggtgttgtaagtcttcatagaattgatcaatttcggtttcttcagcactggtagttggtgcataaacttggattactgtgatgttaaaaggactgccttggattcgtatcgagatcattctatcatttttgaagttgcatcccagtacagctttcgccactcttttgttgactatgagggccactccatttcttttacgggattcctgcccacagtagtagatatgatagtcatccgaactgaattcgcccattcctgtaaATTTAGCTTGGGTTTGATAAGAAACCACACCAAATCAAATATTGAAcatatttcaaaacaaacaaaagttactGGAGAAAAGCTCTGTGGCTTCAGACTTTCCCATCATTGTTCTTTGCCATCACTACTTCGGATTTAGAAGCTATTAgtaaaaaaagttattttcacTTTGTAGGCTCCTGAATTCCACTAAGTAGCTTGTACTCTGAGAAGTATCTTTTGCATCTGTGCATCTACCCtatattcttattttaaaaggtttattAAGAGAAACTCTTATTTTTGTAGGTAAAGACAGAGTGTTCAATACTCCTTTATGCGAACAAGGAATTGTAGGATTTGGCATTGGAGTTGCAGTAACTGGTGCTACAGCCATTGCAGAAATTCAGTTTGCTGACTATATCTATCCTGCCTTTGATCAGGTTGGTGCATAATCTAAGATGCTGAAAATAAGAAAAcagtttattgttatttttccttAAAGTAATGAAAAGCTGAACAGAAATGGGATTGGACATGAGAGAGGCTGAAGCAGAATGTCAATATGACTAGACTAGGTGGGGATGCTGATAAGGTTTTGGCACTTTGCATGTTACATGAAGCACCAAAATTGTATGTGTCAATGCAGTGGTGCCTGTGCTTGCTCTTCATCCTTCTAACATgcagtaaaaagaagaaaaagaaaaagaaaatttacaGCTCTTCTGTGGGCAGATAGTATCCTTGTATCTCCTTAGAGGGGAAAAGTATGAGTcccctagcacagtgtttttcaaccttttttgggcaaaggcacacttgtttcatgaaaaaaatcacgaggcacaccaccattagaaaatgttaaaaaatttaactctgtgcctatattgactatatataaagtaattttcccacggcacaccaggcaacatctcgcggcacactagtgtgccgcggaacagtggttgaaaaacactgccctagcagACATTTCAAAAAGTGGTGGAAAATAGAGGTGTGAATGCAATTTTGGTGCTacttcttgctgctgcttgtaaTGTGAGGCAGCCCTCAGTGAAAAAGTATTGGAGCTAGGCTAAAAACTGAACATTTGTATTTAGCTTTGACTTCAGCTGTTGCATACTTGATAAAATGTACTTTGTTACAGAAATAATAAAGAGCAACACATAAGGGTAATTTGTAGGAATCAGATACTAGAAATCTGTGTTACATCTGTAGCTGGCTCAAGGAAATGTGTTCTAAAGCAAAGAAAATGATGTAAAAATGTAttagtatttgtttttaaaatttggggTGTCTGTGCAATGGAACATGATCGATCAAAATGCATAGTATGTGTGTGCCTGAGTACATtcaagattaaataaataaatgtatcttCCCCTCAGATTGTTAATGAGGCAGCAAAGTATCGGTATCGCTCTGGAAATCTCTTTGATTGTGGAAGCCTCACTATAAGAGCCCCTTGGGGTTGTGTGGGTCATGGTGCATTATATCACTCTCAAagccctgaagccttttttgctCATTGTCCAGGACTAAAGGTATGGTAATTGGATAAATGGATTTTATTATAGTTGGTGTGGATTTACCATTACAGTAGCTATTCCTCATGGGAGGCTCTCTGTGACTTAAGCAATTGCCATGTTAACCTTGTGAATTAATCTGGTGATGTTTGTAGATGGACTCTGTAGATCTGTAGATTCCCCTTTCTGTTAACATGTTTTGACATGTTAACTAATTTTTCACATGGTTCCTTTATGGATAAGGATCACTATCTACTAATGTGGTAGCAGAGTACTGTGAGGACTTCACCACCCCAAAATTAAATgctaaaattaaatgaaaatcaaACATTTGAATTGAGCTTGAGTCTTCATTGAAGAAGGAAGTGCTACACTATCATATATGCATTAAAAAGATGCAGCTCACCATGAATGGAATTGTGTATTGCAGTTATTGCTGGAATGTATCACTTCAGACTGAAAGTAGGGGATCAGTTCTTCGTATGATTCAGCTGTTTATACTtcccacaaaaacaaacatagTTTAGAGAAGAACTTACAAAATCTCTTGGGAAATCTTTAGGAACTATCAACTGGGAACCTTTTGCCAGCATGGCTGCTTGAGTAGAGTCTGTTTAATAGTGATGATTAGAACTGCCTTTAATaaactccagttacaggtaggtagccgtgttggtctgccatagtcaaaacaaaataaaaaataaaaaaattccttccagtagcaccttagagaccaactaagtttgttcttggtatgagctttcataccaagaacaaacttagttggtctctaagatgctactggaaggatttttttttaataaactcgTAACAGATCAAATACCAGTGTACTTGAATCAAACAGAATTATCAGAAGACAATATACGGTACTGTCAGTCAAATGGTACTGCTTTTGAACAAGTGCCACAATCAGAATTTCAGTTGATAGGGCAGACTGCATTGGCCTGAGTTTAGCTTCTGATGTGCCTTAGTGTTTTGCCCTCAATTTATTGGGGCAAGTAGCAGATAGTGTATAGGTACAGCAGTGTCACTGGATAATATTTTGAGGATTATATTCAACCTGTTCTAAAAGCAATGCAAGATAGGTATACAGTGATGTTTCAATACTGCACTTCTGAGGCTCTTTTTGTAAGTTTGTTCAATCTTGGTTTGTTCCATGGTAGTTTGTGCCACACCAGTTTTAATTGTATATACCTGATAACTACtctgaaccatagctgtcaaccctccctgctgttccccctgctatatacatagctgtcaaccctccctactgtttcccaatgctataataagggaatttcctgcaaaaaaggggaaaggttgacagctatgctctgaacTTTGACCAGATGTAGATTTTTTTATTCTATAATGTGCTCatacattcagaaaaaaaaatgcattggatGCAGTGGTTACAGTAGAGAGCTGTAGGCTCTTTCAGGTATTTCTGAGCTAGTTTTGATAATTGAATAATGGTAGTTATTAAACTTTGAAtagaaatctatatatataaaacgcaagtgtctctgcgtccagtccgtgtgtctctgggtttgcgctactgcgcatgtgccccagggacacagggattggatggagagacatcggccgggggcagttgaagcggggcggttgaagtGGAACGTCGGCGCTCCAGAGGccaggggaggccgagaagggaggccacgctgccgctctcgcCGCTGCACCTTCCCGCGCTCGGCTCCACCACCAGCCGGGCTTCCCGCCGCCCACTTGGCCTCCAGGggactgctttagcgggaggtggggggggtggagaggcaagaagcggtttctccactttagcggagaagccgctgtttgcccccccgccccccacccccctgccaaagcctgctttagcgggaggtcggggggtggtggagaggcaagaagcggtttctccactttagcggagaagccgctgcttgcccgccccgccccccgcccccctgccaaagcctgctttagcaggaggtcgGGGGTGGtggacatatgttctagcgcccattattttaacgGACTGAAACCACTAGTAGTAGTATAAGAAGGTGATAGGTATGCTACGTTGCTTCTGTAATTAGCCTCTTAATAAGcgaagtattttgttttgtagattTTCTTATTCTATCTTTTTTCCAGGTTGTTGTTCCAAGAGGTCCTGTAGAAGCCAAAGGACTATTGCTATCATGCATAGAAGATAAAAACCCTTGTATATTCTTTGAACCTAAAATACTGTACAGAGCAGCAGGTAAAGGCTTTTatgcacaacataaaaataagtgAATGAAGATGATGTTCTGTATAGGCATATAAGGAAGCATGGTCTATTTGAGCAGCCAGCTTAAATTTCTCATGTTCTTATTTAGTTTATCTAATATTTGCTTGGATATGAAGAAATAGAATACACCTTTGGCTTTAGGTAGTCTTCCTGCTAgcattggatttttttaatgtttgtttttactcTAGTGTAATGCACCATAAAATCTAATGCtccatcgaatctaatgtgcacctcagttttcagaaccttgaaaccccaAAAAGTATTTGCtagcaaatgtaaatgtgccattgaatataatgcgcaccttaattttcacacTGTAATTTGGCCAAAGAatgtgagcattagatttgagtaaatacggtaataAACAAAAGAGTTGCTGAATTTTTCACGCCTTCATGATGAAAGGGTAAAATAGTATTTCCTGTTGTTGAAAATATTGATGTGCcaaaaataagagagagaaggaaataagCTGTTTGTCTTTTCATTAGGTGCATAATTTATAGTATTGGTGAAAAAATACACTTTTGTACCTTTGAACAaggtttttagtttttttaattttagcaAGACTTGTCAATGTGCATTGTCTTGTAAAGATATTGATGCAGGAGGAAGCAATGCAAAGTACTATGGTGAATATAAAAGTCAGTTATTTTGATAATAGCaacattttaaatctgttttaagactattttaaaatatatttaaaatataaggtatctgaagaagtgtgcatgcacacgaaagctcataccaagaacaaactcagttggtctctaaggtgctactggaaagaattttctattttgtttaaaatataagaattgttttaaacaaaacataaattttATATTGAGGTGTttggtttctttatttttaaactgtatttgcTAGTGAATCAAGAGCACATATGTAGTGGCAATTCATAGGAAAAAATGAGTCACCTTGACATCATCAGGTTTAAGTATCTTGTGGAGAGATTATTCTTATGGCTTATGACCTTTTCAGTTTCATTTAATTCTATCATATATGACATGAGTGGTGCAGAAATGATTTGCATCAGTGGTTGTTATAGTGACATGGCAGGTAAGATGGGAAAAACTAGCTTGTTTTTAATCAGTGTTGAAAATGCCCTGTCACAAAGACAtgtttttttattgcaattaATTGTAAATAAAATCAAACACTTGCTCTGCCAAATGCATGACTTCGGATTTATGAATATTCATAGAATGTTAGAATTGGAGGAAGCTTTGCAGGTGAGAAATAATCATGCTAATAACaattaacaataataaaaggagcccagggcagtaaAGAGCAAAGctgaaaaacaatacaattaaaaaaaccccataatCTAAAGCAtctgaaaaccttttttttaaaaagcagtctcATATCCTCACAGCTAATAATTACAAGTTTGATGTGGACAACATCTTTCAGTTATAAAATGCTTGAGTGAACAGGAACATTTTGAACTTCCTCTTGAATGTTAATAATGAGGGAGATAGGCACACATCACCGAGGAGGGCATTCTGCGACCGAAGCCGCCATTAGTTCTGTGCAAAGGGTGATTAACTTAACAGTGCTGGGTTGAAAGGGACATTAAATGCTAATTAACTTGTCATTTCTGATATATCAACACAAGTTACTCACTCCATAGCTGCAGGATGTTCGTAAGGGGTTTTTGACCAATCATAACTTATAGCCAGGCGACTAATCTGTCACTTGTGGGGAAAGGGGGCAATGTTTCCCAGGAAATGCAAATTTAGACTTAATCCAGTTACTGGTGGAATATGTTTGCCAGAGGATGTCCTCAGAGCCAAATAAGAGCATATGCTTGCATTAGATATGGCAAAGGTTCTGAGGGCTAATGAGGCTTGTGGTCTATTAAATTAAGCCTTTTCTTGCACAGGCACTGCACAGTTATTTCCGTGGGAGAAGATTTGGTTTAAACCACAGTAGTTTTTTTCTGATTCCTTTGTCGTGGCACTGCACTCATACCTCAGAGAAAAGCCAACGTAGTCACATCATTCCAGGGCATGTGCAAAGTTCCAGCTGAGCCAAGCATTTTGGTAATGCTAGATAACTGGttccattgatttttattgtTAATAAAGTTCTAATTTCCAGCTGAAATTAGACCCCATGTTACAATATCTATTTAAAAATCACAGGATTGTCATTTATGCAAATGTTGGCCTTTGCAGTGGGAGACTTGGGTTCCAGCAATTATAGCTACATGAAATTAATTGGATGGCTTTTGGTGAATCATACACTCAACCTAGCTTACCTAAGACCAGAGGTTCTCAAAATTTCTAGCTCAGGGCCCCCTTGAGATGGCTGAAAGTAACTGAGGCCCacaagtcacaaaatggtggcagatgGAGGCAGAGTGTTGCATAAACCAGAAAttatttgtttagtcatttagttgtgtctgactcttcgggaccccatggacctgagcatgccaggcactcctgtcttccactgcctcctgcagtttggtcagactcatgttggtagcttcgagaacactgtccaaccatctcgtcctctgttgtccccttctccttgtgccctccatctttcccaacatcaggatcttttccagggagccttctcacgcggtggccaaagtattggagcctcagcttcaggatctgtccttccagtgagcactcagggctgatttccttcagaatggataggtttgatcttcttgaagtccatgggactctcaagagtttcctccagcaccataattcaaaagcatcaattcttcgtcgatcagctttctttatggtccagctctcacttccatacatcaccaaCCAGAAATTACTGATATCGTTTTCTATAAGCTTCTGTCTAACCCATATTTGAAACTATTATATCCTGTACCACAATGTTTTCCTTATGACAACGAGCACCACACAGCAGCTCTTCTCAAGCTAAGTAATGAATATTTGCTTTGGAGGTATTGTGACTCAGCCCACCCTTTTTAGGCAGAATATGCTGATCCAAAATGATGaagattataaataataaataaataaataagcaagcaaataaacaattttACCACTTTTACCCTGAGTGCTTCTTACTTTTGGCATTTCCTGTAATTCCTTCTTCTATTCTTCTTTCATACTTGTACCATTCTGCTCCCCACCTTCAAATTGCCGGTTTCTGGAAGTAAGCGTTGATTATGCTGTATTGAACTTGTTTGTAGATCTTGACATCACAACAACAACTTGTGGTCATGGGGAAGGGGACGTACGCAGGCCTGCGACCTGCTGTGGCTTGTTCATGTGATGTCTGTATGTGGCAACTATCTACAAACTTTTTAACTTATCTCTGCAGTCATGTGGCTTAGAAATTTGCTTCTTCTATTGTTAAATGAAAGTACAGATACTTAGGAAACTGAATTCTGTGGTCATTCTGAAATTTTCTGTAATCCCATGAAGGTAGAGCCTACATGATGGTAACAGAATTTATGATTTAATCAGTGTACTTATCCCTTCAAGGAAAAGAAGCTGGTACAGCCAATTTAGAGCAGGTGATAACTTGTAGTTGCTGGACTATAGCATTTCAGAGTTGCTGCCAAATATGAGGTTTTGAAGAAGCAGTGTGTAAAAGGGCCTTATTGTCCAAAGGGAAAAATTCTTCTGCAGCTTTAATAGAAGCATACAAGGAAAGATTGACAATTATTTTCAGAATAATTTACTATATAGCTGTGTGTTATTCTGTGGGTTGCTAGAGTGACTAAAATTAAACCTGGAAACTATAATTGAAAATGCCCAGGCTGGAATAATTACTTCACCAGTATTATATAACTTAGAGCAGATGTCATTGTTAGTGGGAAAACAGTGTGAAAGAGCATTTACATCTAAAATTACCAGCATTCACATATGAGCACTGATATATTTAGGCTCTCTTTTGATTCCTTTGGTCTTTAACTGTATTGAGTTAAGCTAATGAGGTAAATGGGAATCATTTGAAGCTAGAGAAAgtagcttattttattttagcagaaGGTTTGGCTGAGAATGGTCAATAATATTGAATGACGCAACACATTTCAATAAAAATGTGAATGTCACAGACTCCTGGCTGTTCTTTGCAGCAATAGAAAGCTGCTGCTGAGGACTGGGGGGCCCCTCAGGAATGGATGTGATTTGGCAGGAGGCTGCAGATGGGGAGGAGGGCATTGGGAAAAATCACCATTTGGATCCAAGCCTGTATCTTTCAGTGCAATTTCCAATCCATAGCTGTTCCTTAGAAATTACAGTGTTGCTTTAACCTGTAAAGAAACTACAAATGAAAGCATACAACaatgtgttgtttttgcttttgcttctgaTAATTGTTTCAAATTGTTAAAAGAATGTATACTGGAAAGTGTACTGTAAATTTTGTTGTTGAGCAATTCATGTTTTTTGGTAGAGAGTCATATAGCAGCATTATGCTAGTGGCTCATTACTTGATGAGTTTTGTTAAGTCTTGTTTTCTAAACTTTTAATATACCATGTATCAGGGAAGCAGAGACCTCCCTTTGCTGTTGGGGATGCCTTGCCACCGTGCAGCCCATATTTCCTGGAACTTTTTGCAGCTTCAGCCTCACCTGTTCAGTTTACATTCTTCAGTGCTTTGTCAGCACTTCTTTATTTTAGTGTTTTGTCATATGCACctgctattaattaattaatttcaagaGATTTATGtattgcttgattgtaataaaacctcaaagtggttatGTAACTCTGGTCATTGGATCTTGACTATGGGAAAGCAGTTTTCTTTCGTACTCCCAAGGTATGTTCAACTAACACAAAACCATGAGTAACATAATGCGAATTCTGAATCATTAGTATTTGGCATGTAACTGTTTAGCAGTTTGGGAATCTAACCTACATTGCTTTGCATTTATTCAGTGGAGCAAGTCCCTGTGGAGCCATACTACATTCCACTCTCTCAAGCAGAAGTGCTTCAGAATGGAAGTGATGTTACACTGGTCGCCTGGGGTACTCAGGCAAGTAAGACTCTGATggatttttaaagagaaattatGCTATATTATTTCCTGAAAAAATGTTCTTTGAAATGCCCCCCAGATgaagtggactacaactcccatgatccctggccagTGGCTATGCAGACAAGGGATCACAGTAATCTAGAATGCCTGGAGTGCACTGCTGTGGGTACTACTGTTCTAAGTAGAGGTGTTGGGAATTGCACAAACACTTACAAAGTGGTGAAAAATAAAGTACATGTCATCCAGATTTAATGGCACATTACTAACTCCCACCCCTTGCTGGTGGGGCTTGGTGGAGCCCCTGCCACATCCATAGCCCTGCTGCTCATTTCAGGGACAGCAGAAATCGGGAGTGGGGAAAAGGAAGGCAGGACGATTGTGCCCAATGCTGTTGTGTGATGGCTGTGGGACTAGCCTGGTGTCCTGAACTTGGTCAGATCCAACCCCTCCTCACACTTGGAACGCCCTGTTTTAGGCCTTTTTGTTGGCTTCTGCCCATGTGTTCAGTGACTGGCAGGTTGAGCGAACAGTTAGTCAtgacttaagtcccattgatttcagtgggatcttAGGGCAGCTAACTATGGCTCCAATCCACAGTCTTTATCTAACAAGTAAAACTTAAATACTTCAGTGCATTGTGGAAACCTTTAAATTAAACGCATATACTGTAGCATCAATTccgtttttatttttgaaaaaaaaaaaaattctgattgAGGCTGTCATGTTAAGGTAAGTGCAGTATGCATGTTGTGAAATATTCAGAAGCACTCTCTAAGTGttgctgaaatgaaatttcagtaGCTTGCATATCTAATAAAATATTGCATGTTTTCACCCAATATTTAGGTTCATGTTATTAAAGAGGTAGCAGTTATGGCTCAAGAAAAGCTTGGTGTGTCCTGTGAAGTAATTGATCTGAAGACTATTCTGCCTTGGGATGCAGAGACTATATGCAAGGTACGTACTTATGGCACATTAGTGCATTCAAGCATTTCAGTTATTTTCTCATATCGTAGGTCTTTGTGGAATGACCACCACTAGAGGCCTCTATTAGTTCAAGTTAAAACTGAGTTTTGGCGCTGTTTTACTGACTACTATACTGCGACGACAGAATTTTAGCTTGTTCCAAAATAATTTGAAAGTCTAATCTATACTGTTCAGTCATATGAGATTGTGTAAAATATTGTGGTATGTTAGCTTTCTTAGGTAGAGATTGGTAGTTAGAAGGCTACCTGGAAAACATGATGGTTAAACTCAGGGGAGTGGCACCTGTATTCACAGTACTGACTTGAAGAGAAATCTATAAtctattttcttaaaaatattatgtatatttttttctttagaacTTTCAAaagagttttcttcttctttagaacTTTTAGGATAAATGGCTAATAACAGAGTGTGTTGGGAGAGGGGTActgcctctggtgggggacatgtcatgctccttctggggtagtttgtccacctttggtgccCACCCTCCACTTGTGCTTCCTAGAAGTGGCAGCATGGAACAGTGCGTACACCCTGGGGAAAAACTTTAATTGGCCTGCTAAACCAGGTAAAGGTAGGTGATGGGCTAAGTTTTAAAATGCATCCTTATCTTGTCATTCCTTCCTTCTTCTGAATCTCTGAACATTTGGAGAATGAGTGTGACCTTGTCAAATGTGGGACACACCCTCCCTCATTTGTGCGATGAGTAAAGtttcatttattcattatattttactttaaaatgtaTGTGTTGCCTCTCCAAATGCTTGAGAATGCAtaagaagaaaatatttaataaaaattatttcaagcaacaacaataaagaaaTACAGTGTTGGGAGCTTTGCATTGGTGCAGCATAGAAGcagagaagtacagtggtacctctggttacatacttaattcattctggaggtcttaacctgaaagtgttcttaacctgaagcaccactttagttaatggggcctcctgctgccgctgcgccgccagagcacgatttctgttcttatcctgaagcaaagttcttaacctgaagcgttatttctgggttagcggagtttgtaaccagaagcgtatgtaacctgaagcgtatgtaacccgaggtaccactgtatagctttgTCTCCTTCACTTCCAGATTTTCTGACTGCTTTGCCCAAGTACAGGACTGTGTATTTCTGCTACTAATTGTCGGACCTCTCTCCCGCTGCTGCTATGCACTTCTAAAGAGTAATTAAACatgtggtgttttttcttttttaaatacttttgtaCCGCACACGTATTGCACATTTCTCAAGTGAGGAATGTTGacaacagcagctgcatgtgcccTAGTTGTCAGTAAATAATTAAATTGTCATCATTAAATTTGCTAATTCAGATggtttttcatgcattttttttggttatttcccctttttaaagcttCCTCTATCCACATTGGTAGATTTCTCTTTTTGTAAAGGTTCTCGAGGTCCTGTAACAAGTTAAATCAGGACCACTTGTTTTAATGGCACCACAATTAAACTCAAGATTCCTAATGACATTCTGGGAAATTCGAAGAGAGAACTTAGTGAAATTTGGACTTTTGTACTCGGAACCAAGAATGTTCTAGCAAAAAAAGGTTGATATCCTGCAGCAACATACAAGGAGGACTACAAAGCAATGAAAATGGAGCACAaagaatacaattttaaaataaaatgtcagcCTTTACTAATCAGATtctcttcagatattttggactacaactccaatgtTAACTGCAAGAGCTGATTGCACCAGAATTAATTACTTTAAAAGACTGTCCTCCATGCCTTGCAAGCGCTTGACAGCCCTGTGCTGTGCAGAATTGGAGAACAGCCAATGTTGGAAATCTAACACCCAACGTTATTTGAACTCTTATTATTTCCATAAACTAGAGGAGATTATATCCACAGACAAACACCAATTAAGGGATTGGTGCCATCGGACAGAATCACTATGTGCTCTGCAAGTAATT
Above is a window of Lacerta agilis isolate rLacAgi1 chromosome 3, rLacAgi1.pri, whole genome shotgun sequence DNA encoding:
- the BCKDHB gene encoding 2-oxoisovalerate dehydrogenase subunit beta, mitochondrial isoform X2, whose protein sequence is MNLFQSITSALDNALSKDPTAVIFGEDVSFGGVFRCTLGLRDKYGKDRVFNTPLCEQGIVGFGIGVAVTGATAIAEIQFADYIYPAFDQIVNEAAKYRYRSGNLFDCGSLTIRAPWGCVGHGALYHSQSPEAFFAHCPGLKVVVPRGPVEAKGLLLSCIEDKNPCIFFEPKILYRAAVEQVPVEPYYIPLSQAEVLQNGSDVTLVAWGTQVHVIKEVAVMAQEKLGVSCEVIDLKTILPWDAETICKSVAKTGRLLISHEAPITGGFASEISSTVQFSWQ
- the BCKDHB gene encoding 2-oxoisovalerate dehydrogenase subunit beta, mitochondrial isoform X1, which codes for MNLFQSITSALDNALSKDPTAVIFGEDVSFGGVFRCTLGLRDKYGKDRVFNTPLCEQGIVGFGIGVAVTGATAIAEIQFADYIYPAFDQIVNEAAKYRYRSGNLFDCGSLTIRAPWGCVGHGALYHSQSPEAFFAHCPGLKVVVPRGPVEAKGLLLSCIEDKNPCIFFEPKILYRAAVEQVPVEPYYIPLSQAEVLQNGSDVTLVAWGTQVHVIKEVAVMAQEKLGVSCEVIDLKTILPWDAETICKSVAKTGRLLISHEAPITGGFASEISSTVQEECFLNLEAPISRVCGYDTPFPHIFEPFYIPDKWKCYDALRKMINY